CTGAGGTGTTTCCACGCGAACAGGCCGAGCAGCACCGCGATGCAGAGCAAGGCAGTGCGGGCCGCGGCGACGAACACCATGTTGGTGGCGAACAGCAGGATCAAGGCGATGCAAGCGGCGGTCGCGACCGCGCGTCCGCCGCGCCAGAACGTCATCGCCGGCAGCGCGAGAGCGAAGGCGCAAAGCGTGAATTCCTGACTCTGATCGATGTAGTTCTTGACCGGGACGCCTGATGACGCCGTCGCGGTGATCTTCCAGGAGGGATCGAGCAGCACGATCCAGGAGTAGACCGCAAGCAGCGCGCAGGAGCCGAGAAAGGCGAGACAGACCTGGAGGCCGCGTTCCGACCGGCTGAAATGGTAGATCAGCGGCGGAATGAGCACGAGCTTTGCGACCGGTTTGACCGCGTGCAGCCGGTCCGGCCAGGCGCCGTCCGACCACAGCATGCCTACAAGCGCGAGCAGCAGGAAGGCAAAGGGGAGGGCAAAGGCAGGCCGTCCGAACTCCCGGCCATAGTCGCGCCAGTCGATGGTCGGAGTGACAGCCAGCAGCCAGAACCCGACGAAGATTGAAGGCGCCGTGGTCGACCATGGCAGCGACGCTGCGATCAGGACGACGAGCACGTCCGCGGCCCGGCCCAGCGCTGCTGAACGGCCCAGCGCCTGCCATCGGCTGCGCCGGATCTGCGGACCGGCCGGGCCAGACCATAGCGCGGATTCGGCGGTCATGCGGACGGCGCCTACTGTGCGGCGACCAGCCGTTCCCTCGTCAGCTCATGGCCGAGGAAGTCGCGGGCCTGGGTCTCGTAGCCGAAGCGCTTTGCAAGCTCGTGGCGCCTTGCGCGGATCCTGCCGCGGCACTCCTCCTGCCGCGTCAGCACGCGCGTGACGGAGGCGGCGATCGCCTCGGTCGAGAACGGGTCGAAATAGTCGGCGAGCTCGCCCGCGACCTCGCGGAACACCGCGATGTCGGAGCACAGCACCGGCGTGCTGGCCGCGAGCGCTTCGATGATCGGGATGCCGAAGCCTTCGGCAAGGCTCGGCATGATCACGCCGTGTGCCTCCGCGATCAGCGCGGCCTTTTCATGCTCGTCGACATAGCCGGCGAAACGGACGTTGTTCGGAAGATCGCGCATCCGGCTGATCTGGCCGGCATAGCCGATCACCACGAGATCGGCCTGGGGGATGTTGCGGAAGGCGCGAATGACGGTGGCGACGTTCTTGCGC
The genomic region above belongs to Bradyrhizobium arachidis and contains:
- a CDS encoding O-antigen ligase family protein; translation: MTAESALWSGPAGPQIRRSRWQALGRSAALGRAADVLVVLIAASLPWSTTAPSIFVGFWLLAVTPTIDWRDYGREFGRPAFALPFAFLLLALVGMLWSDGAWPDRLHAVKPVAKLVLIPPLIYHFSRSERGLQVCLAFLGSCALLAVYSWIVLLDPSWKITATASSGVPVKNYIDQSQEFTLCAFALALPAMTFWRGGRAVATAACIALILLFATNMVFVAAARTALLCIAVLLGLFAWKHLSRPAALILLAGTIAASSLAWTTSPYLRQRVTDIAVEYRHGHEDISHASTAQRLTYWRKALHAFTEAPLIGHGTGSIKRQFERAATDGSSLDAEVVSNPHNQTLHAAMQWGALGIVLLYAMWLAHLRLFLGEGLAAWIGLVAVVQNIASSLLNSHLFDFHEGWMYVLGVGVAGGMVLKAKAGRQK